TTGCTTTATTTCCTCTTGACTTCAACTGGACCGATGCACACATGTGATTCTTCTCTTCAACCACAAACTCCCTTATCACAGGTGCTCAGTTGTTTTGCATCAATAAAACCTGGTTCTAAGTATTGAGTGAATATTGTTGCATAGAAATGATTTGAAAGCACATTTCAGGATTTAAAGATACAATACTGTGAATGTGATATTACAATCACAGGCATTTATGTGGGTGTTACCTGCTGCTGCCATTAAAGTCTCCCTGGCCAGCATCCAGTGCTGAGCAGCAGTGATCAGCTCTGGGAAGTCGGTCCTGGTGGCAGCCAGCTCTTCTATCTGGTTCTTCACTGAGGCGAGTACCTGAGGAATAAAGAAACAGAGGATTACATTCACATCTGCAGTTTTTAAACTAATGTCATTAACAATAAACTATTGGGAACAACTTTGAAATCCCAGTTTCAAAGCCGTCCTCACTTCATCTTTCTCACAAGCGCTCAGATTCCAAACAGTGATTTACATTCCTAATGTTTTTACTCCTGAAAGGCAACGTGCATGTTTCAACTTCTTTCACTAATCTCTCTGATGACTTGATGATGCACAAGCCTcaggagtcacacacacacacacacacacagacacccagcACGTTTTCTTTGTGTTACCTGGTACAGGGAGCGAACAGTCGGCTGAAACACCAGGTTGGTGTTGAGGAGGAAGGAGCGCAGCAGGGGCTGAGGGTAGGAGGCCAGCTGAGCCAGGATGCCGGTCAGCAGCAGGTTGACGTACAGCGAGTTGGAGAGCATGTTCTCCAGGCGGGACAGCAGCACGCTGACAAACGGACCTGCACAGAGACAAGGAGTGAACAACCTGACAGAGGCGGATCTAGGATTCTTTCATCAGGGGCCAAAAAGGGGGCCACAATTCACGGTTACACATCCAACATCCATGCTCCTGATTCTAAGAGGagcacatttaagtcattccttgtttatcTCTCAGTAGCCTACCTCAAAAAAGTTTAGAAGATAAAACATATTGAgaaattttattatttattgatagtgtGGATTATTAGGATTATGTCACTGACCTGTGAAAGGCACTGATTGGCTTCTACTTGAACTTCCGCTTCGAAACTTGGTCCCAAACGGTAATTGTACTTTCTCGGCCTCTGGTGTTTCGGCGGAGAAGGAGGTGaaatccatctcctcctcctcctcctcctccagaggtgAGACTGGCTTTTTCGACTCTCCGTCAGCTTGGACTGGTTTCCCTCCCGCCTGCGTGTCCAGCGTACGGATGAGCTCCTCGTACTGGGACAGAAGGTCGTCGCCCAGCTCCAGGGCGGTCGTGTTTTGGACGTTTGAATTACAATCCGTTTGAACTTTGGCCTTCGTGTCCGAGCTGCTCTTGCCGTTGTCGGCCATCACAGCGGCTGGAAGTGTCAAACTCAATCCATTCTTTAAGGAAACTTCCCCCGCTCCCGGTTGGACGTCCTCTGACTCCGACCCCTTGGGCTTGCCCCCCCCATGCTCGACCTCTCTGGCGTCTTTCTTGGCGACGAGATCGTAAACCATGACATCGTCCTGGAACTCGTTCTCCTCGTTGTAGGAGCCGTTAACCAGCATGATGGctgtcctcctcatctcctgGATGTGCCTCGGGGGCTCAGAGACAGGCAGCTGGGGAGGTTTACTCTCCACTGGAGCTTCTGCCGTCTTCATCTGACACACGTCGTAACTATCGTCCCACTCCAGCTCCTGGTTGACGGAGGGCGGCTCGGCCCTCGGCGGCGGGGGACAGACTCGAGGGCGCGGCGCCAGCGGCTGTGGAACTCTCTTGAGGGCCATCTGGGTCTGTCGGCTCTTGAGCCAGGGCTCCTCCAGGACGCCGGGCTGGTACTTCTCAGGGGGGGGGTCCTCGCCGTCATACTGCGCCGACCACACCTGGCAGGCCCGGATGCAGCTGCTGATGCCGAGGTGGGCGTCGTAGAGGTAATGAAGGTAACTGACGTCCAGGTAGAGTTCGGACCCGATGGTGCAGGAGTTCTCGTGGTGCTTTTCTGAGaagctctttttctcttttaggGAAACACAGATAGAAAATGTTGAGAAAAGCTGGCGACCTGCAGCAGCGCTCCCACAGAGCAGAACTAATGACTCTGACACgactcagcgggggggggggggggggcgacgtgATGTGATACAGCCGAACAGCAGGAGATCTCACATTCTGATAAAATACTCATCATCAGCCATGTTGTGCGTTTATGTCCCAATCATATGCAGATCAACAGATTCAGTCCTCAAACCAGATGTCTCAACAGATTTTGGGGAAATGCACGGTTAAtaaatctttctttttattaaaaccATATTTGTCGGGCCCTCAAAACTGTCACAGTGAGTTACTTTTAATATTCCTCCTCTGTGTCGtgtgctctgtttgttttgactgCACAACACGTCTAACATCCACTCACTCTAATGGGATTGTGAAAAGTAAAAACCTGCTGCACAGTTTCATTTTAAAGCTTTCAGGCTCCTCCAAGCTTCTCCCAGGCTCCGTCTGGGATTCCTTTCAATGTGGGTAAATAGATAATTCTTATTTATAACAACTCGagtcttgtttttgtaaatacgAGCATCACACACAGAGTTAATTGCTGAGATTTTGGGAAACGCAGCAGCATCACGAAGACTTTGAATCAGAGGAGAAATAGCACCGAGCTGGATTTAAACCAGGCGAATAGTTCCTTTAACGTCGAGTCCCTCTTACCTGAGGAGTCGGTGTGAGCcgcgacctctgaccccttgGAGAAGAGGATGGACTCCAGCTGTCGGAGGGGCGGGGGGCTGTGGTCGGGGGTGCAACAGGTCGGCGTCAGCGCCAGGAACTTGGCCGCAGACACGGAGTAGCAGTCCCTCTCCCTCACCACGCGTCTCTGACTCAACATCATGTGATTACAGGGGATCAGGTACCTGgggagaggcggggggggggggggggggggggggagagagatggtAACACATGTCCGCACGGTGGGTGGTGGGGAGAGAAAACTCGTCACTCACCTCAATACGAGCTGCAGCATCACATCTTCACAGTATAAGCCAATCAGAGTGCGGAAGAGAGCCAGTGACACGGTGCCCAACTGGAGAGGAGAGTGGAAAACACACAACGTCACAGATTACAACAAGTAAACACAACGTCACACATTACAACAAGTACAGATGACGGAGGAAACGGTTGAACGGAAAAGTGACGGTAAGTATTAGGATTTCTGATAGTTGTTTGAATTACTACAGATTAAATATTCTACTATTATTCTGGCTAAAGAAATAAATCAGAAGATGTCACTCGGGACATTTTTATTAACAGTTTTCACTCGTTTCTGGTATTTTAGAAACAAAAAGATGAATTAATTGAGGGTTAAATAGGGATCATATTTAATGAAAATGATATAAACAGGTTAACGAGTAATGAAGAGGAATCATGAGCCGACAGGTTGAAATAACATCATATTCAGAACATAATAAGTTTTCCCTTCAGTCTGAGCTCCACCACTTTTAAAACTGACGTCTCTTACAACATGAAGCTAAAGTAACTACTTCACTGCTGAGAAAGATGTAAAGGTAAAAGCAAACAGAAAAGCGTGATATATAATATTTGCATGTTAGTCAATGTTTATCTTTGGCTCGACATCAAAAAGCGGTGACGACTGAAGAGGTTTGTTATTTTCCACGGAGCTGCGGGCGTGTCAGTGCTGCTGAGGGAACTCCCCGAGACATTTACACAGTCAAAGAGCCACGAGAAGAGCACATGATTTATTCATCTCCACGCTTCAGTTCTACTAAAGTATTTGAACAAGACGTCCCGACGTTTGCTTTAAACTGCTGAGATCAGCTGGTTTTACTACCGTGGCAGTACTCGCCCAATGGAGTCATTTTAAAACCTAAGAAACACTTCTCCTCCTGAATCTGAGTGAAACGTGTCCGTCCTTGTGTCCTGCAGCCGTACCTGGAAGGGCGTGTTGATGCGGCTGACCAGGGTGTCCAGGATGTGGACGCTCTCGTGTcggtggaggaggatgaaggagaggaaggtCTGCAGCAGCGCCGGCTCCGAGACGCTCCTCAGGAAGAGGTCCAGGTAGGCCGTGGTGgtcatcacctcctccagggtcaGCTGCACAGAGGGGGGAGGAGTCATTAGTGAGAGataggtgggggaggggggggtctgGGGATGAAGGGGCGACTTACAGAACAAATACAATGTACCTCCACATGTTGATCCTATATATAGATAAACATATATTACTGTATCGATCCGTGTAATTCTTCAGATGAAAGCCAATTAAACTATTTAAAGTTCTGGGGTTTTAATATTCCATGTCCTTGTTATCAGTTATCAGTTGATATCACGAtaaatcattattgttattctttagcttaaagacagattttttttctatacCTCTCTCTTCTTACAATAAGTTAAGTTAATGAGGACTAGAGTAAATAtttccttatatatatataatattatctgattctgctgtttgtttgtccacGTGAGGATCTGCATGCATGTGaaggggaaaaggaggaggagcatcGAACCTTGTGAAGAGCCGGAGCGAGGACGGGCACCAGGAACCCGTTGTAGATGTAACTGACCAGCTGGTCTCTGATGAGCGGGTGGGCCACCTGGGAACAGTGGAGATCAGGGCACTGGTCAGTGGAGAAGGCCGTGGAGCAGGAGGCAGCTCCCAGTAACAGCCTGTGAATACGTTTCTCATGCGCTCGCAGCCTCGTCACGTGCACTCACCTGAATGACGGCGTTGCAGAACTCCAGTGAGTTGAGGAACTGGACCAGTGCCGGCATGTGGAGCCAGTCCTCCCTGTGGAGGCCGTGCCACTCTTCACCGGGAACCTCCAGCTTGGTGGGGAGGGAGGAGTAGAGGCCGCTCAGCCCTGTGGCCAGAACCTGATATCAAGTACAGGGACACGTTAGACATGGTGACCAGCAGATGTGGGATTAATGGTCAATTTCACCACTGCTCTCTTTAACAGTGATCACATGACTTGTTTCAGGTTCCAGACAACAGCTCAACTGATGCATTACTTTACTAATACAATAATTCCCAAGATGTGATGACCAAAGAAATGTTATTGATGCTTGATAAATCCaaatttaaccataaacttacaactataaatgaaaagaaaatgcaaatacaagaaaatatatagaaccttttttaaatgtaaaacctaaacattaatttacatcttttttacattgtttgttctgtaaaatataaatgtttatatcAGTAAAAAACTACATCGGTCAGGCTCTGCGGTAGACTTTAAATTGTAATCATTCATTCACCAGTAATCACGGAGCCTATTTTTATAAGTCcattaaaacagaaacatttatgtTACAGCTTGTTAAAGATGATTCTTTTATGGTAAACTATaacttttcactttatttataatgGGACTCGCTGTTTATCTCCTCAACATAATCACAGTATTACCTTGACTTCACTAAAATGATAAATATAGAAGCCAATCTGAAGTTAGAGTTGAATATTGTTATCTGCATTTTTTCTATATAGTTGTATTGCTGCTACCATTAATATATAGATattcacatatttttccactCTGTATACATGCAGATCTATGTACTTGTCTCTTTCTTAACTAAACTTAATGATCAGTTAAGTGCAGAaagtggaagcacagttttctgAACAGTCTTGTGGACTCCATGAGGATCTGAGGATTCTTTTTGAGCACCCAGAGATAAACAGCTGAATTTTATGCAGATTAATTTTGGTGTATCTCATTTTCTTCTATGATATAATTGGATTAACAAACTTCCCTTTTTGATTTCATGAGGAGTGTGAGCTTTGTGGGTTTGAAGAAACTGGCTCTGATTCTACAACAAGCCTCATGTGATAGAAATATAATCTGATGTGAAGTGATTACAGAGAGAATAATGGTCTTCATTACAGATTAATGAGGCAGTTTATACACAACTCTCTACTGCCAGGTTCACACAACACACTTATAACAACAGACTCACTACAATGAAACATACTTTTGTGAATGATTACACCGTTATGATGATGTAATGCAAAGCACAGCGGCAGCAGCCCAACTCCTCCTCACATATTAAAACAGCAAACATGAGGATTAACGCCTCAGAAAGGTCAGCTCCAGAAACTTAAACAAATATCTGAGCATCAGAAGGTTTAACAGCTGATAGCACTTGTGAGATAACAACCATGAAACGGTAATAAGATCCCTAATTAATACTTTCATGTCAACTAAGCCTCCAAATGGCCAAAAtgatttgtctttcttttaccAAGTAGGTCTCAGTATTTACAAGGCGGGATtacccccaaaaaacaacagagcCTAGAACAGCTCAGTCCAATTTCCCTGTAAACGAGTGGATCATTAGTGTGGCAGTGATGTACACGTCCTCTATGGGATTATCCTCGCTGTCTGCCAGTGGAACCAATTTAACACACACTCCTGTTATTGGGCTGGCATCGCATCAAAAGATGTTTTACActgctctgtctgctgctgcggGGAAATGCTAATTTCTACATGGGATTTGCTCACGAGCATCCTCATAATCTTATGAAGGCCAGACATTTGGAACGTTCAATGCCAGAAATGGTTCAACCTTGTTCTCGAGTGGGTCCATGAAGCCATTTGCATATTTCGGCCCACGGGGTCTCAGTAAAGTCAAGGTAGATTAATTATTCCACGGACTCACTgggattattattcattttacaAAAAGGTTGAATTTGAATTCAAACGAGGGACTGAGCTTGGCACGTTGGTACAGTGGTTAGCAGCACCGTGACCTCACAGGAAGAACAAGACGTTTCtcacacatcaacaacaacacactgatCTCAAGAGCGTGCAGGTGAGAGaccacattacattacatgtcatttggcagagGCTTTTGTCAAAAGCGACTTATAATGAGTAcactcaacatctatgaggggccatttaggggttcagtatcttgccaaggacactggcatgcagatggggtagagtggggattgaaccggcaacctcttgttggagaacgaccactctaccccctaggccacaccaccccacgtgttgttgtttacagcccATCAACACCGGCATCGGACCGTATCACCAAATCCTGTCtcaacatctttgtctgtgtcttctacgtgtgtggtACTGCTTTTTGTCCTGacatatttgtctttttatttgtgcgtctgtcgcatgttagaaacatcatcaataaccCTCATGCTCCCTCGCGACCCTTAAAGGATAGTGATGGATGCACTGAGTTTGAGGACGTACTAAAAACCACACAGTGACTGAGAGCAAGGAaaagacagaaggagaagaaactCCTCCCAAGAGACTGACCGGACAGAAGAAGGTGTTCTCTGCGATGTGTTGGGCCACCCGCTCGTTCTCAGCAGACAGCGACATGATGAGCAGCAGAGCGTCTCGGGCCTGCTGGCCCACCGTGCCCTCCCTGTGGATGAaggggatgaggagggagaagatgagGAAGTTGGTGGCGCCCTGGTCCTCGCTGGTGTGGAAGAACATCTCCAGAACCGAGGGGTCCTTCGCCAGAACGCAGCACAGCTGGttgagcagcagcaccagctcgGCCTCCACCGCCGGCGCCGCCGTGCCCGAGCAGGAGGACAGCAGCATCATGAGCGGCCGCAGGATGGGTTTGTGGTGCAGCAGCGGCTGGTGCGCCTGCCCCACCAGCATCTCGTACATCTTCAGCTGCTCCAGCTTCATGTCGTCGGTGAACTCCCTGCGCAGGCTCCACACGAAGAGGCGCTCCATCACGTTCTCCATCACCACGAACTCCAGGATGGGGCCCATGGCGCCGGCCTggccgctctcctcctccatcagcagGAACAGCATGTGCTCCACATAGTTCTGCACCGCGTTGGCCTCGTCCCCGGGGACGGGGCCGAAGCGAGGGCCGCTGCTGAGGTTGATGACACTCAGCGAGGACAGGCTGGAGGTGTTCCTCAGGGGATCGTGCTTCTCGAGGATCTTCACCACCTGCAGAGGACACGAGAGGATCATTACAGGTCTGTGCAGTTCTGTGTTATAATGAGGGGGATACATCACAACTACTGCTCAACAGAAAGACACAAGAAATGTTAGGAGACAATTTCAGTGGTGGATTTTAAGAAAAGGATATAATGTTTATATAAATGACCAAATAGGGCTTTTgccaaaaataataaagattaaataatgaaaacccCTAAATCTAAACTATGGTGAGTATCTCTTTTTGTGAATAtgtaaaaaacaagttaattcaGTTTAACTGGTGAGAATGATAACCACAtttactttgttgtttttgactATTGTATAAATGTTACTGGTAGGTGCTATATTGATATacttcaatatttaaaaagtgaactcaaatttacaacaattttaaaacaaaaacctgtTTGTAAGGGTCAGAGTTTTATTTGACGTGTGTCTTGATGTCCCACTGTTGACTGATGGTTAGCATGAGCagtgaaatacatatttttataaacattaCTTCATAATTCTTGAGTATTACttattacatatttattaaACGTTTAACCGCATTACAAGATCTTATTTGTATAGAGTTTTTAAACcatgttaaattatatttttcctGACAGGATAAGTGTCAACAAACGATGAGGTGTATAAAACCCGCAGCACAGTGCAGATCAACTCAGTTTGGCAGCACAGAGTGAAACAGTCCTTTGTGAGTCAGGTCCCTCCCTTGTGTGTCCGCTGCATAGAAACCAGACTCACAATAAAGGAGCCAGTGTCCCCAGTCTGCTGCTGCCATGACAATAACCGACTGTGCACAAGAGAGCTGGGCCCGGCTGATGGAAACAAGAGATCTGAGTTCTAATCCCTGCCTGGGCCCGATGGGGCCTGACCCAGAGGCCTGAGGCCCCGGGGGTCTGTCCAGTCCAGgatctccagctgctcctgaaGTGACAGGAAGGGGCCAGGTCTGGGGATCAGACAGGGACTCAGTGGACTTATGGACGGTGGTCTTAAGCTGCTTGCTTGTTCAATGCTGACAAGACTGAGGTCAGCCTCACACAAGGTGAAGGTTAATCATTCATGAAACATGTTGTTTCCAAAGCAGCAGCTGATAAGTGTTTATGTTTTGAGGAAAGGTCAGATCAGCTGATAATCTGCATTATTAACCAGGCCATGGATCATGTGACCAAGCTGAATGAACACCAAAGGATCCAGGTGTTGATTTCAGTTCTAGGACAAGCTCAACAAAAAGTCCCCCAGGTGAAAGACAACAGATGatgtgatggaggagaggatcGTTCACACAAatggcggttcgatccccaacACCTCCAGTCTGCACCCTGAGGTGTCCATGGGCACGATAGACTGTAAATGTGACTGAAGACAGATGAGGTCAAACTGAGAGTAACATTGTCTTGGATTCTTCTTTCTTATCCAATCCTCACTAGTGCAGTGTCCTTTCTAAACCCGTCTGCGGGACTCAGTCCGACGCTGCTGAACAAAGAAACCGGTTTCtccaaagttcagtgaagcgcGACTCAGTACACAGAACCACGAGTCAGGTGTCACTGACGGAAACATGACGGGAAGGAAGAGGAGTCCCAGCCCCTGATGCTGCAGAGCGCTggttgcctgtttattcaagGTTTACTCATATTAAAACGTATTGCATTTTTCAAATCGCACCAAATTGGATCCTACACTTCCTCGGGCCCCTAACAAGCCACAAGCCAAGTGTGAAGCAGAGCAGGTGAACAGGTTGTGAGATATGAgagacacgcacagacacaggtTTCTGGAAATAGTACACAGATGGCCCACTACCTGTATAAGTGCCTGGAAGCTTTTCAAACTTTTTCTCACACTCTGattttattacattaaatagatcaaatgttatttcaatCAGCAAAACTACACGATCACTGTATaacagttgtgtgtgtctggctccTTCTGCTCTTTGGACTGATGTCTGAGACCTGAAGCCGAGCCTGAAGAGGTTTCTACGTGTCACTGAACAGATCCACATTCATAAACTGACAGATTTACTGCCGGCAACGTGATATTAACCATAAATGGAATGAGTCAGAAATTCTGCAGAGCCACACTGACAAGTAGCAAGCTGCCCACACACCCACTATAGATTCTGTCTATAGCTTTATTTTTGGCAGCCTCTGCAACGCACCGATCACTTTGCACGTCAGAGCAAACACCATGAACTCTGTTAGCCGCAGATAAGACGGAGCAAATGAACGTAAAGCTTATCTCTCAGCCGTGAAGCCggcagagctggagagagacgAGGCCGATATCACTTACAACCCGGTGACTCTGATGTCAAGGCTTTTTTTCCGAACTGAAACCAAAGTCAAGAGGAGTCTTATCAGGCTACAGATTAACTAAGCAGGGAAATGAGAGTCTGTAGGAGTGGAGCTGTGCAGTCACTTCGCCTcaagggaaaaacacaaacaaaatctaATCTGGAAGTGGGAACTGGGAGTTCTCTGGTGTTTTGCTGCTCAGTCAGAAGCTAAGACGACCCACTCTCGGTTATTTCAGGCTACACCAACTTCTGTCCCCATGTGAAGGATCAAAGTCAACTCAAGCAGAGTTTAGCTGGAATTTACTTTTAGTcaactgttttatttgttgttgcaAGAAAGCACGTCTCAACCTAATCAGATTATCTTCTCCGGGTGGGGGGCTTTAGCGTAAATTGAGTCATTGAGTTTACAAGACCAGTAACTTTCCTCCAAATTAATcaaattagttatttaattagCAAAGTTTTAAACCATCATATTTGTATTCTACACATCTGGTATTAATCTGAATTTGGTGTTCAGGAGTTAGGGCCGCTCGGTGTTCCCTCATTAATCTGTGAGAAAGAAAATGATGCTCCATAATCTAATGATGTCATCTCCTCCATGTGCAGAATCTGTGGTGCTACTGTGAAGTTTCTGCATCTCTCTGGAATTATCATGTTCATAAGGTCGGGTTGGGTCACAGACgtcacatggtgtcattatcCTGCTAAAGAGTTCACCACCTGGTGAGACATTCTTGAAATTCCATATGTTCATCCTCATGGGAAAATCCTgaattgattaaaaacaaatat
This is a stretch of genomic DNA from Pleuronectes platessa chromosome 3, fPlePla1.1, whole genome shotgun sequence. It encodes these proteins:
- the fhip1aa gene encoding FHF complex subunit HOOK interacting protein 1A is translated as MMASMVANGSRDGQSLVLKGVDPETCMIVFKNHWAQVVKILEKHDPLRNTSSLSSLSVINLSSGPRFGPVPGDEANAVQNYVEHMLFLLMEEESGQAGAMGPILEFVVMENVMERLFVWSLRREFTDDMKLEQLKMYEMLVGQAHQPLLHHKPILRPLMMLLSSCSGTAAPAVEAELVLLLNQLCCVLAKDPSVLEMFFHTSEDQGATNFLIFSLLIPFIHREGTVGQQARDALLLIMSLSAENERVAQHIAENTFFCPVLATGLSGLYSSLPTKLEVPGEEWHGLHREDWLHMPALVQFLNSLEFCNAVIQVAHPLIRDQLVSYIYNGFLVPVLAPALHKLTLEEVMTTTAYLDLFLRSVSEPALLQTFLSFILLHRHESVHILDTLVSRINTPFQLGTVSLALFRTLIGLYCEDVMLQLVLRYLIPCNHMMLSQRRVVRERDCYSVSAAKFLALTPTCCTPDHSPPPLRQLESILFSKGSEVAAHTDSSEKKSFSEKHHENSCTIGSELYLDVSYLHYLYDAHLGISSCIRACQVWSAQYDGEDPPPEKYQPGVLEEPWLKSRQTQMALKRVPQPLAPRPRVCPPPPRAEPPSVNQELEWDDSYDVCQMKTAEAPVESKPPQLPVSEPPRHIQEMRRTAIMLVNGSYNEENEFQDDVMVYDLVAKKDAREVEHGGGKPKGSESEDVQPGAGEVSLKNGLSLTLPAAVMADNGKSSSDTKAKVQTDCNSNVQNTTALELGDDLLSQYEELIRTLDTQAGGKPVQADGESKKPVSPLEEEEEEEMDFTSFSAETPEAEKVQLPFGTKFRSGSSSRSQSVPFTGPFVSVLLSRLENMLSNSLYVNLLLTGILAQLASYPQPLLRSFLLNTNLVFQPTVRSLYQVLASVKNQIEELAATRTDFPELITAAQHWMLARETLMAAADKSRSGGGSTHGEAGGILKNSPPPKPKAISLDRTEVFATVLYTEFLKELAAVAQEHSILSYIPMEE